One window of Actinomycetota bacterium genomic DNA carries:
- a CDS encoding carboxyl transferase domain-containing protein: MTSERQIVAAPLRGTVVAVEASAGDVLPAGAAMVVIGSMKMEHVVEAPSSGSVGSVLVRVGDTVEEGQPLVLFSPSDEDPRATTEAPEADPSVVRPDLAEVLERRAATRDEARPDAVAKRRRIGKRTARENIAALCDPESFTEYGGLVIAAQRSRRPVEELMERTPADGLVAGIGRVNADLFGEERSRCVVMSYDYTVLAGTQGMQNHRKKDRMLELAHRWRLPVVFFTEGGGGRPGDTDVPHVAGLDTMAFHLFGRLSGLVPLVGVNSGRCFAGNAAILGCCDVVIATRDSTIGMGGPAMIEGGGLGVFR; this comes from the coding sequence GTGACCTCGGAGCGACAGATCGTCGCGGCTCCCCTACGGGGGACCGTAGTGGCCGTCGAAGCGTCCGCGGGCGATGTCCTGCCCGCGGGCGCTGCGATGGTCGTCATCGGATCGATGAAGATGGAGCACGTGGTCGAGGCTCCGTCCTCGGGCTCCGTCGGGTCCGTGCTGGTGCGGGTCGGCGACACGGTCGAAGAGGGCCAACCGCTCGTCCTCTTCTCACCCTCTGACGAGGACCCCCGAGCGACCACCGAAGCGCCCGAGGCGGACCCCTCCGTCGTGCGTCCCGACCTGGCCGAGGTCCTCGAGCGCCGAGCGGCGACCCGTGACGAGGCCCGCCCGGACGCGGTCGCCAAGAGGCGCCGGATCGGCAAGCGGACCGCGCGCGAGAACATCGCCGCGCTCTGCGACCCCGAGAGCTTCACCGAGTACGGGGGGCTGGTCATCGCAGCCCAGCGCTCTCGCCGCCCCGTGGAGGAGCTGATGGAGCGGACGCCCGCGGACGGACTCGTGGCCGGCATCGGTCGGGTCAACGCGGACCTGTTCGGCGAGGAGCGCTCCCGCTGCGTGGTGATGTCCTACGACTACACGGTGCTCGCGGGCACCCAGGGCATGCAGAACCACCGCAAGAAGGACCGGATGCTCGAGCTGGCGCACCGCTGGCGGCTCCCGGTGGTCTTCTTCACGGAGGGCGGGGGCGGCCGCCCCGGCGACACGGACGTCCCCCACGTGGCGGGCCTGGACACGATGGCCTTCCACCTGTTCGGCCGCCTGTCCGGACTCGTCCCCCTCGTGGGGGTCAACTCAGGACGGTGCTTCGCCGGCAACGCGGCCATCCTCGGGTGCTGTGACGTGGTGATCGCGACCCGGGACTCGACCATCGGGATGGGGGGTCCGGCCATGATCGAGGGCGGGGGGCTGGGGGTCTTCCGG
- a CDS encoding ribonuclease H gives MTTTVYTDGACLGNPGPGGWAWAVPEGPFASGAEAPSTNQRMEIRAVLEALRALDGPVHVRSDSTYVVNCFRDRWWEGWLRRGWLNSQRKPVANQDLWAPLLELYLSRPGEISFSWVKGHSDDLVNDLVDRLAVEAARTQEGRTGTGTPAELGPPDAP, from the coding sequence ATGACCACCACCGTCTACACGGACGGCGCCTGCCTCGGGAACCCCGGCCCCGGCGGCTGGGCGTGGGCCGTCCCCGAGGGACCGTTCGCGAGCGGCGCCGAGGCCCCGTCCACGAACCAGCGGATGGAGATACGTGCCGTGCTGGAGGCCCTGCGGGCCCTGGACGGCCCGGTGCACGTGAGGAGCGACTCGACGTACGTGGTCAACTGCTTCCGGGACCGGTGGTGGGAGGGGTGGCTCCGCCGGGGGTGGCTCAACTCGCAGCGGAAGCCGGTCGCCAACCAGGACCTGTGGGCGCCCCTCCTCGAGCTCTACCTGTCCCGGCCCGGGGAGATCTCCTTCAGCTGGGTGAAGGGGCACTCGGACGACCTCGTCAACGACCTGGTCGACCGGCTCGCCGTGGAGGCCGCACGCACCCAGGAGGGGAGGACGGGCACCGGAACGCCAGCCGAGCTGGGCCCCCCGGACGCTCCCTAG
- a CDS encoding CocE/NonD family hydrolase C-terminal non-catalytic domain-containing protein, with protein sequence MSRLVLLALVATLLVPAGASAADCADAYSPFASIPGASLVARDHVSKDDPPVRYRMWRGTVPSFDGLPLSVDVTVPCDASGPVPLVAMSHGWGDDKTIWEETGRSDTVSSTFRRETNHLWNNIWFASKGYAVLNHTARGWHDSCGPRTPGASGPLAPAPHCLAFDYWIHMGDMRWEVRDVQWLAGALVESGVADPGRLAVTGGSYGGGPTVMNAILNDRVMCGGARQAHGVDPCAGLMPGELAPWTTPGGSRRLSWAAAVPMYTWGDVIQVLVPNGRGSDGWGVPDRDPADPIGVPIESYFAGLYASGQPLGNGYYAPPGVDPTADITLGTLRALAGNPFLHADPVAANAVHQFRSYKSAALLEPNGRVPIFWVQGFTDPLFTGLEALQVYNRLRAHDPDYPIKLFFGDIGHDYAMQPVDEWDLVKGQMNAFLDHYLADAPAPTFDVGATVTRCLDPGAPMTYVSAPDWSSIHPDTLTLTSAERGWTSHSSWGETGFATDPVSTASIPGPQSYRGCRRMSPARTDPGVASWTWELPAAVTMVGSPVVDLAFVSTAADTQLSVRLWDVAPDGSVQGLVTRGVYRSLDGPGTDLRARFQLAPTGYRFAPGHSVKVEVTGNDAPYRQASRTPAFIEVHRTELSLPTRGSA encoded by the coding sequence ATGTCCCGGCTCGTCCTCCTGGCGCTCGTCGCGACCCTGCTCGTCCCGGCGGGCGCGTCCGCCGCCGACTGCGCCGACGCGTACTCCCCGTTCGCGTCGATCCCGGGGGCCTCCCTGGTGGCGCGCGACCACGTGAGCAAGGACGATCCGCCGGTCCGCTACCGGATGTGGCGGGGGACGGTCCCGAGCTTCGACGGGCTCCCGCTCTCCGTGGACGTGACCGTCCCCTGTGACGCGTCCGGACCCGTCCCCCTCGTCGCGATGAGCCACGGGTGGGGCGACGACAAGACCATCTGGGAGGAGACCGGCCGGTCCGACACCGTGTCCTCCACGTTCCGGCGGGAGACGAACCACTTGTGGAACAACATCTGGTTCGCCTCGAAGGGGTACGCGGTCCTGAACCACACCGCTCGTGGGTGGCACGACTCGTGTGGACCCCGTACCCCTGGGGCGTCCGGACCACTGGCTCCCGCGCCGCACTGCCTGGCCTTCGACTACTGGATCCACATGGGGGACATGCGGTGGGAGGTCCGGGACGTGCAGTGGCTCGCCGGCGCTCTCGTGGAGTCCGGTGTGGCCGACCCCGGACGGCTCGCCGTGACCGGCGGGTCCTACGGCGGGGGGCCCACGGTGATGAACGCGATCCTCAACGACCGCGTCATGTGCGGGGGCGCGCGCCAGGCGCACGGCGTCGACCCGTGCGCGGGCCTGATGCCCGGGGAGCTGGCTCCCTGGACGACACCCGGCGGCTCCCGGCGCTTGAGCTGGGCGGCGGCCGTCCCGATGTACACGTGGGGCGACGTGATCCAGGTGCTCGTCCCCAACGGACGCGGCTCGGACGGGTGGGGGGTCCCGGACCGCGACCCGGCCGATCCCATCGGTGTTCCCATCGAGAGCTACTTCGCCGGTCTGTACGCCTCCGGGCAGCCGCTCGGCAACGGGTACTACGCGCCGCCCGGCGTGGACCCGACCGCTGACATCACGCTCGGCACCCTGCGGGCCCTGGCGGGGAACCCGTTCCTGCACGCGGACCCCGTGGCGGCGAACGCCGTCCACCAGTTCCGCTCCTACAAGTCGGCCGCCCTCCTCGAGCCGAACGGCCGCGTCCCGATCTTCTGGGTGCAGGGGTTCACCGACCCGCTCTTCACCGGGCTCGAGGCGCTGCAGGTCTACAACCGGCTTCGCGCGCACGACCCCGACTACCCGATCAAGCTCTTCTTCGGCGATATCGGCCACGACTACGCCATGCAGCCCGTCGACGAGTGGGACCTGGTCAAGGGACAGATGAACGCGTTCCTCGACCACTACCTCGCCGATGCTCCCGCCCCCACCTTCGACGTCGGCGCCACGGTCACCCGGTGCCTCGACCCGGGAGCCCCGATGACCTACGTGTCCGCTCCCGACTGGTCCTCGATCCACCCGGACACCCTCACGCTCACGAGCGCCGAGCGCGGGTGGACCTCCCACTCGAGCTGGGGGGAGACCGGGTTCGCGACGGACCCGGTCTCGACCGCCTCCATCCCCGGCCCTCAGTCGTACCGCGGCTGCCGCAGGATGAGCCCCGCCCGGACCGATCCCGGGGTCGCCTCCTGGACCTGGGAGCTCCCGGCCGCCGTGACGATGGTGGGGAGTCCGGTCGTGGACCTCGCGTTCGTGAGCACCGCTGCGGACACGCAGCTCTCGGTCCGGCTCTGGGACGTGGCGCCGGACGGGTCGGTCCAGGGGCTCGTCACCCGGGGCGTGTACCGCAGCCTCGACGGACCCGGCACGGATCTCAGGGCGCGGTTCCAGCTCGCGCCGACCGGGTACCGGTTCGCACCGGGCCACTCGGTCAAGGTGGAGGTGACGGGGAACGACGCGCCCTACCGTCAGGCGAGCCGCACCCCCGCGTTCATCGAGGTGCACAGGACCGAGCTGAGCCTGCCGACGAGGGGGAGCGCATGA
- a CDS encoding FKBP-type peptidyl-prolyl cis-trans isomerase, with protein sequence MPDGEPPGELLVQDVVTGEGEVLREGDTFTVHYVGVSWQRREIFDRTWPGEPASFGWDGVIDGWRRGIAGMRVGGRRGLVVPPELGYDDGETMIFVVDLLGVQRPAEVGAGAGEAPAP encoded by the coding sequence ATGCCGGACGGGGAGCCGCCCGGCGAGCTGCTGGTCCAGGACGTCGTCACCGGGGAGGGAGAGGTCCTGCGGGAGGGGGACACGTTCACCGTCCACTACGTCGGTGTGTCCTGGCAGCGCCGGGAGATCTTCGACCGGACGTGGCCCGGGGAGCCGGCCTCCTTCGGATGGGACGGGGTGATCGACGGGTGGCGCCGCGGCATCGCCGGCATGCGGGTGGGCGGACGGCGCGGCCTCGTCGTGCCGCCCGAACTCGGCTACGACGACGGGGAGACGATGATCTTCGTCGTCGACCTGCTCGGCGTGCAGCGACCGGCGGAGGTGGGCGCGGGAGCCGGCGAGGCTCCCGCGCCCTGA